GAGTATACTTTAGCTTAATTTGCAATTTTATCTGTTTGATATTTTGAAAATTTACTGAATGTGTGTGATTTTTATGCATTGAAAGGTGTACATTATTAGTTTGGTGTGTGAGTGTATGTGTTTGTCTTTAGTCATTTACTTTTACTGTTTTACCTTGCTGGCAGCTGCTTATTATAGTGCTGCACAGAGGTGGATCCAGAATTTAGAGTTAGTGGACTTGGAATCAGGGGTAGATGTAGGCTTTAAGATATGACTCAAACCCTGTATATATGTAACGAAATCCACAAAATATGTAAAAATTGAAATTGAGAACCTAGTTGCTAGCACTTGAGGTCGCGGTTCTAGAATCCAAAACCCATAAAGCTCAAATCTTGGATCCGCCTTTGCTTGGAATTCCACTACTGTAACTGTATTTTTTGAAGCAGTAGGTTCGGCTGAACGCACTGCGTATATACTAAGTTCATTCGACCTTGATGCTGGAGTAGTATGTCATAGGATTACGCAGAGAGTGGAATAGAAGATCTTGTGATTACTTTTTGCTCATTTCTCCATATCTACTGAAGCTTGGTGTCAAATACTGAAGTAGAACCTTAATCGATGTAAACTTAAAGAGATATGATGCATACAGAACTAAAGACATACCCCTATAAAGACCCTATATATTTACTGAAGTAGAAGTGTAGCGGTGGAATATTAGTCTTGCTATAGAGTACAATGTCGGATGGAGCTAAGATTAGATGCAAGCATGTTTACCAGGTGCGGAGAGTGACATGTTATATGCACTGCATGAGCATCCATCAGAGAGAGTATCAATTTAGTTTAATAAGCTTTTGTCTGAGCAGCAGTTTTATACTCGAAAGTTACTGCGAATCAGTGATTTAGTTGTCTGTGTATCATCGAGTCAGGTGAAAAAAGATCTACAAAAACGATATAGGCTGGGAGTTATATGATTGAATGGATACCTTGGTATAACTCTGCTGATAAATGATGTGTAGTGGCCCCCTGGGCTTTGGTCTAGTAGTAAGAGCAAAACGCGTGATGTCTTGATTAGGCGCACGCCACGAGTTCGAACTCTGCACTTGACAAAAGTCTGGTATTCACATGGAGTGGATAGGGGGGGCGGGCTCATTATCCATCGTGTTTCGAACCGTGCTCCAGCTGACCAGAAAAAAAATTGATCCATAGTGTgttaaataaagaattgaaagaactgcAAACAAGAAATGGTTCCTTctgttatgtatgatttgagaACTAATGGGTTACCAATAACCGAACATCAAATTTTAATGTGACACTATTTGAGGAGTTTAATATGTTTTTGACTTGTGTATTATATAAGCAGCAACTCAAAAAACTATTAAAACAGTAATTGGAAAGTTAGATTTATTGTAAAAACATCATATCCAGTTTTAATTTATTTAGATAAAATGAAGTTTGATTTTGAGACTTTTAAAGTTGTATAAAATAATTGAATGGCATTACACATTTTGGTATTTCTCCAAATAATAGGAACATGTCTTTGAATGGGGATTAGGGAAATAATACTCATCGCTAGCTTATACAATCTTGCTTGGCATTTCTACCACACGTGTTTCTAATTTAGTTTGTTTTTGCATTTATTTACTGGGCAGATTATTGTTGAGAAACTGAAGTCTGGTGTTGTGAGGGATGATGATCCAGATTCCGTTGATCTTGGTCTGGACTTGGACTCTAATCTTGGCACTCTTGATGCCTTTTTTGCTAGTTTGTCGATGATCCTTGTCAGTGAGGTTAGTAACTATGCCAGTTTATTCTTTTACTACTGCTGTATTTCGTTGCAGTTAATTTCTGGTTAGTCTGCTTTTCTTCATGACAAAGGTTGTACACTTATCAGTTATTTGTGATTTTCTGCTTCTCACGATATTAGTGATGATGACTATGAGGTTAGCTGTTGAAAATCTTTTACTTCAAAATAGCTGGTtggtgacttttaaattgaacACTTCTGTTTCTCAAACCAAACTGCAGTTTGGCGATGAACTATTCATTTTGGCTGTGCCGTCGTCAAAACATTGCCTTACTCTTGTTTAATAAGTGTTTTATGGATGGCTATGCTGCTAGATTGGTGATGAGACATTTATAATAGCAGCTCTGATGGCAATGCGTCACCCCAAATCAATCGTTTTATCTGGTGCACTCAGCGCTTTGTTTGTTATGACTGTAAGTAATTTGAACTTCCTTCAATACTTTGTTACTTCACACATACATCATTACTTCTCTCCCCTTCATTATGTTAAATTATTTCTCCTACATTTACAGTTCTCACTTTTAGTATGTGCAAATATGTTTAGTACTAACTCTAGGTCTCTTCTTCATATAACTAGATACTTTCTACTGGACTTGGTAGGATAGTGCCAAATTTGATATCAAGGAAGCATACAAATAGTGCAGCTACAGGTTGGTACTTTACATATTGCTGTTCTGTAATTGTCTCGGTTTACTTTAACAATGTGATACCTTTCTGTTGATTTTGGCTCTATAACTGTCTCTAAGATCTCGACTTGAAACCTGACAGTAATTTTTCCGGTGTTCTTATTCCAGTTTCTTGCCAgatttttgatttttcctttGTAGAAAATTGAATTAGTGAATAGCTACTCATTCTTTCTATGCAACATAATGTAAATTGTGATTTCTTATTGGGTTGCAATACTACTacgttttttctgtttttttcttCTTGACATGCCTATTTTCTGCATATTTTGTGGGATAAGACTGATTCTATCGTTCCCATCCTTATTTCATTCGATTAGATAGTTACAAAGTTCTATTTTTCCTATTTTTGTGCAGTTCTTTATCTCTTTTTTGGGCTTCGGCTTCTCTATATTGCATGGAGATCATCAGATTCAAAGGCTTCGCAGAAAAAGGAAATAGAGGAAGTATGTTCCCCTttctattgttttttttttttttttttttgataatggATGTTCCCCTTTCTATTGTGAGATGTTTTATATTGCTATATGGTCTTTCTTTAAACCTGgagtattacttttgattttctCTTAGTCCAGAGTTGCCCGGTAAATTTGATCTCTTGGTGAATATTAAATCTTTCAGGTGGAAGAAAAACTTGAAGCTGGACAGAGCAAAGCAGCAGTCAGGCGATTCTTTTCTAGATTGTTCACACCCATATTTTTGGAGGTATTTATCTGCATTTGAGCTCAATATATGTTCCATTCAAAGGAATGTctgttatttttttaatttcactCAAGGGTGTGTCCAATGGATAGACCAGAAAATTGTGATAAGAGGGAATCTAAGTAATCCGATTTCCTCTTAATTTCGTAGAGAGTATTACTTTTTCTTCCATCAAATATGTGGAATGGAAGTGCTGACATATCTTCCTCAAGTTTACTTCATTTCCCCGTTTCCCTCTTAAATGACATGTTCCCACATtctaatttctatccaatttccCATTATTTTGCTTCCTCCAATTGTGTCACATGTTGTATTTTGTTGGTCCGACCATATCAGTTTATTACTTAATTAAAATCCTAAAATCTATGAAATTTATAAAATAACTAACATTAATTTGTTGTCGTCTGTGCAGTCTTTTATCTTGACCTTTCTCGCAGAGTGGGGAGACCGCAGCCAGATAGCAACAATTGCTGTAAGATATTCTTATTTCCTTTTGATTGGGGCTCACAAAAAGCTGGGTGCTACCTTTGTTTTCACGTGCTCGTTAATCTCTTGGTTTTCAAGTTGTAGCAATTTTTTAAAATAGTTAATAAGTCAAGAAATTATTAGCTTATAATAATAGGAAAGTAAAGAAGATTACTGGTAAGTAGAAGCTATAGAGGTATTCACTGTCTCGAGCAAGAATATGGCTAAGCAGAAACATACAGGGCTTATTAGCTTAGTAATATGTGTCATTTAAGTTCAAGCGACGTGTTTAATTGATTATGATCTTCATTCTGCAGTTAGCTACACATAAAAATGCAATTGGTGTTGCTGTTGGGGCAACAATAGGACACACTATATGTACTTCAGTGGCAGTGGTAGGTGGAAGCATGCTCGCATCGAAGATCTCACAACGAACAGTAGCTACAGTCGGAGGGCTTCTATTCCTCGGGTTTTCCTTGTCATCGTATTTCTATCCACCTCTATGATTTTGGCTTCATTAATCGACCTTAATTCTTCCGGAATGGCATTGTTGAatccaatttttcggttatttcaATAGGCTTAAGAAGGAAATGAATTATTTGTACTACAGGAGTTTTACCTTATTTTTTTGTGTGTAAATGCAAGGGTATGGAACATGTTTTACATAAATCAGAAACATTGTTGAAAAATGGGCAGTTGTCTATGTTTACATTGTTTTAGAAAGAAGTATGAAAAATTGAGATGACTTCCTACACTAGAGTATTCTCCTTTAGTGTGCTATTGCTTTTAACTTCActatgaatacaacaacaaacaAATAACAATCCCACATAGTGGAGTCGGGGCAGGAcaagtgtacgcagaccttacccctaccttgtgaaggaaCTTCACTATGAATATCCCCTAAAATTTATTTTCCTGTCAATTTATTCCATCAAATGCCTAATGTCTAAGAGCTCCTTTACGAGTTAGAATATTGGAAACAAGGGGGGAACTAATACAAAGTTTGGTTGGCTGCATAAGAAAAGGTTATCTTCGCAAAACTAATTCAGCGTTTGGTTAGCGAGAATCTGAAGGGGAGCCGAGCCTTGGTGTAATTGTTAAAGTTGCTGCCTTGTGACCAGGAAGTCACGGGTTCGAACCGTGAAAATaatctcttgcagaaatgcagggtaaggctgtgtacaatagacccttgtggtccagcCATTTCTCGAACCCtgcacatagcgggagcttagtgcaccgggctgccttttTGGTTAGCGAGAATCTTGTCTTATTTTATACGAGATAGAATGCGGAATACTAGCAATACATAGATAAGGTTATTTGAGGGAGAAAAGGTCCTAAAATAGTTACTCATGAAGCCACCTTCCTACAAAAATGAGACTAAATttattgatcttttctttgttcTAATGATTATATTTCAGACAATTTGGACTGACTAGCAGTTAGGTATTCTATCTTTGTTTCATATtagaaaaggaaaatgaaagaCAGAAAATATTTAATGCAAAATTTCAGCAAAAAGTATGAACTTTTACTCTATCTGCCTACTTATTTTTACTACTTAATTCTACTTCACTGCATCTAGGGACCAGATAATATAACCTTTTTGTTAGGTTTGTTAGTTTTTTTCCGTCCCCACAAATGTATAGGCATTTGTCTACCTCAATGCCTAAACTTGGGTAAATGTCCACATCAAAGAACTCAATCAAGAAAATTTTGCAAGGACATGACCTTTTGGAATGTTTATTTCTTCATTAAAAAAAAGTTTGATTTTGTACTTAGCTATCTTGGGTGTAACTCTATGGATATATGCTGGTTTTTATGTCTTAACTAAAGAGTT
This sequence is a window from Nicotiana tomentosiformis chromosome 5, ASM39032v3, whole genome shotgun sequence. Protein-coding genes within it:
- the LOC104104894 gene encoding GDT1-like protein 3, yielding MGFHLNPKYIWILLLLITTPLIFAQDAVDETEIVESGGRFKDLGRRSKIIVEKLKSGVVRDDDPDSVDLGLDLDSNLGTLDAFFASLSMILVSEIGDETFIIAALMAMRHPKSIVLSGALSALFVMTILSTGLGRIVPNLISRKHTNSAATVLYLFFGLRLLYIAWRSSDSKASQKKEIEEVEEKLEAGQSKAAVRRFFSRLFTPIFLESFILTFLAEWGDRSQIATIALATHKNAIGVAVGATIGHTICTSVAVVGGSMLASKISQRTVATVGGLLFLGFSLSSYFYPPL